AAACATGAAAGATCATCAGGTTTCCAGTGCAGCTCTGCTGAACACCCAAACTCCTATCTATGGAACTGAGCACAACAATGAAAACACAGACTTTGGTGACTCGGGAAGACTTTACTATTGCAAACACTGTGACTTTAACAACAAATCGGCCCGGAGTGTTAGCACCCACTACCAACGAATGCACCCCTATATTAAATTCAGCTTTAGGTACATCTTGGATCCTAATGATCACAGTGCAGTATACAGGTGCCTGGAGTGCTATATCGATTACACCAACTTCGAAGATCTCCAGCAGCATTATGGTGAGCACCACCCAGAAGCCATGAATGTACTCAACTTTGACCATTCGGATCTGATCTACCGGTGTCGGTTTTGTTCTTACACGAGCCCCAATGTTAGAAGCCTGATGCCCCATTACCAAAGAATGCATCCCACCGTGAAGATCAACAATGCGATGATCTTTTCCAGCTATGTCGTGGAACAGCAGGAAGGTCTGAATACCGAATCCCAGACCCTGAGGGAGATTCTGAACTCGGCTCCCAAGAACCTGGCGACGTCCACTCCTGTGGCTCGTGGTGGTGGTATGCCTGCTGCGTTTGGTAAGAATACTCCTTCGAAGACGTTTACTCCAGAATGTGAAAATCAGAAGGACCCTTCGGTCAACACCGTGGTCGTTTACGATTGTGACGTTTGCTCATTCGCAAGCCCCAACATGCATTCTGTCTTGGTCCATTATCAGAAGAAACACCCTGAAGAAAAGGCTTCCTACTTTAGGATCCAGAAAACCATGCGCATGGTGTCTGTGGACAGGGGCTCTGCCCTTGCTCAGTTGTCATTTGAGGTGGGTGCTCCAATGTCTCCCAAAATGTCCAACATGGgttccccaccccccccaccacccccgcCACCAGACCTCAGTACTGAGCTTTACTACTGCAAACACTGTTCCTACAGCAATCGGTCAGTTGTGGGAGTGCTTGTTCACTACCAGAAAAGACACCCAGAAATAAAGGTTACTGCCAAATATATCAGGCAGGCTCCTCCCACAGCTGCAATGATGAGAGGGGCCGAAGGGCCCCAAGGCTCCCCTCGGCCTCCTGCCCCCATGCAACCGCTGAACCGAAGCAGCGCTGAGAGAGATGGCCCTCCTGTGGAGAATGAGATGTTCTTTTGCCAGCACTGTGATTATGGGAACCGGACGGTCAAAGGTGTACTCATTCATTATCAGAAGAAGCACCGAGACTTCAAGGCCAATGCAGATGTGATCCGGCAGCACACGGCCACCATCCGAAGCCTCTGCGACCGAAACCAGAAGAAACCTGCTAGCTGTATGCTTCTCCCCTCCTCTGGCATGGAGCGGGACAAAACTAAACTCCGAGCGCTCAAATGTAGGCAGTGCTCATATACCTCGCCCTACTTCTATGCACTGAGGAAGCATATCAAGAAGGACCACCCTGCCCTGAAGGCCACGGTCACGTCCATCATGCGATGGGCGTTTCTGGATGGTTTGATAGAAGCTGGCTACCACTGTGAGTGGTGCATCTATTCCCACACAGAGCCCAATGGTTTGCTCCTGCATTACCAAAGGAGGCATCCAGAGCACTATGTGGATTATACTTACATGGCTACCAAACTCTGGGCAGGGCCAGATCCATCCCCATCCTCTCTCACCATGCCAGCTGAAGCCAAAACATACAGATGCAGGGACTGTGTTTTTGAAGCCATCTCCATCTGGGACATCACCAATCATTACCAAGCATTCCACCCCTGGGCCATGAATGGCGATGAGTCGGTACTGTTAGATATCATCAAGGAGAAAGACACCGTGGAGAAGCCCATCCTTGGGCCCGAAGAGCTGGCAGGTCCTGTGAATTGTGAAAACAGCATGCCCACCCCGCTCCCCGAGCAGGAAGCCGAATGCCCAGAGGATGCAAGACTTTCCCCAGAGAAAAGCATGCATCTTGCTTCAGCCAACCCCGCCATCTCCTCCACCCCCTACCAGTGCACGGTGTGCCAGTCAGAGTATAACAACTTGCACGGCCTCCTCACCCATTATGGGAAGAAGCACCCCGGCATGAAGGTGAAGGCTGCTGACTTCGCCCAGGACATCGACATCAACCCAGGTGCCGTCTACAAATGCAGGCATTGTCCCTACATCAACACTCGCATCCACGGTGTCCTGACCCACTACCAGAAGAGACACCCGGCCATCAAGGTGACCGCGGAGGACTTTGTGCACGACGTGGAGCAGTCTGCGGACATAACCCAGAACGACATGGAGGAGACGAGCAGGATTTTCAAGCAAGGGTACGGTGCCTACCGGTGCAAACTCTGTCCGTACACGCACGGCACTTTGGAGAAACTCAAAATCCATTACGAGAAGTACCACAACCAGCCCGAATTCGATGTCTTTTCCCCATCCCCCCCGAAGCTGCCAGTCTCCCTCGAGCCTGAGATAACCACTGAAGTGAGCCCCTCCCAAGTCTCCATCACcgaggaggaggtgggagaggagCCCGTGTCCACGTCTCACTTCTCTACCTCGCACCTGGTCTCCCACACTGTGTTCCGGTGCCAGCTCTGCAAGTACTTCTGCTCGACGAGGAAGGGGATCGCCAGGCACTACCGCATCAAGCACAACAACGTCCGCGCCCAGCCGGAGGGCAAGAACAACCTCTTCAAGTGTGCCCTGTGTGCCTACACCAACCCCATCCGCAAAGGGCTGGCGGCCCATTACCAGAAGCGCCACGACATCGACGCGTATTACACCCACTGCCTGGCAGCCTCCCGGACCATCAGCGACAAGCCCAACAAGGTGATCATCCCGTCCCCGCCCAAGGACGACTCCCCTCAGCTGAGCGAGGAACTCCGGAGGGCAGTGGAGAAGAAAAAGTGCTCCTTGTGCTCCTTCCAGTCGTTCAGCAAGAAGGGCATCGTGTCCCATTACATGAAGCGCCACCCGGGGGTGTTCCCAAAGAAGCAGCACGCCAGCAAGTTGGGGGGCTACTTCACGGCCGTCTACGCGGATGAACACGAGAAGCCCACGgtgatggaagaggaggagagaggcagcTTTGAGAAAGCCGAGGTGGAGGGCGAAGCCCAGGAGATCGAGTGGCTCCCGTTCCGCTGCATCAAGTGCTTCAAGCTGTCCTTCAGCACCGCGGAGCTGCTGTGCATGCATTACACTGACCACCACAGCCGGGACCTGAAGAGGGACTTCGTCATCCTAGGCAACGGCCCCCGCTTGCAGAGCTCCACCTACCAGTGCAAGCACTGTGATAGCAAGTTGCAAAGCACAGCCGAGCTGACCTCACACTTGAACATTCACAACGAGGAATTCCAGAAGCGTGCCAAACGTCAGGAGAGGAGGAAACAGCTTTTGAGCAAGCAGAAATATGCAGATGGTGCTTTTGCAGATTTCAAACAAGAGAGGGTAAGGATATGTTTTGATTCCCCTTCCCCCAGGAGGCCTCTCATCACTGGTGCTCACATGCACTACTTCTTCGTTGCCAGCCAAGCTGCTGCAGGCTTCCTAGTGACTTAGCTTGCCAGAGAGCTCAATAAGTCAATTAAACATTTCGAGCTTGATATCCCCTGTTCTATGCTCACCCCTCTCCACGgtcctgtccccctccctctctccctctgacTCCTCCcatggctccccagggggaggttTGGGGTGGTTTCTGTGTATGTCTTTCTGCCAAGTAGCCTAATCTGAAGCCTAGTTATACAACAGTGCTCGTTCTTTCCTAAGGCCGTGGTGGGCTGTCTCTTGGTACCATTAGCACTTCTCAGCCATGTCTTGGTCTTCAGTGTTTGCTCCAGCCACCTAACACCTCAAggagtagattaaaaaaaaaaaaaaatcaagacgtTCATTCATGGCGCAGCTGTGCAACGCTTCACCTGCGTAGTTGAAACTGGTTTGAAAACCAGATAACTTAGTGGCAGTGACGATGAGCTTCCTGCATAGAAATCTTCTCCACTCACAAGCCGTAACATATTTGGGTTCCAGAGACTGTGTCTAGTAGGCAGTGTGCCATGACTGAAAGAAGTTTGTTATATAAAAATACTCGCCTATGTCTCCCTTGGTGTTTAACCTGCTaatctgctttaaaataaaaatatgccagTAAACTACAAGAATAAATGCCTGCCATTGAGGGAGGGCTTGGAGTACTGATGGCTACCACTGTATTTTACCAGCCTTTTGGCCACTTAGAAGAGGTGCCAAAGATCAAGGAGAGGAAAGTGGTGGGCTACAAATGTAAATTCTGTGTGGAAGTGCACCCAACGCTCCGAGCCATCTGCAATCACCTGCGGAAGCACGTCCAGTATGGCAATGTCCCGGCCGTGTCCGCCGCCGTGAAGGTGAGAATGGAAAGTTCTGGATGCGTGTTCTTGCGTGTGAGCGGCTCGTGGTACCTATTAACCCATTGCTTAAAGCAGCACGGGAGAGAGCATCTCAGAGCGCGGGCACTCCCGGGAGTGGTGCTCCCCTCGGTTTGGCTTGCTTTGATTTCTTTGCAGGTTGGACCTTCATCATCTTTCTGTTAGGGGAAAGGTCGAGTTTTGATCTGGTTTCCTCCCGTGTGGATAGTTTGTGGACACAGAAGGTCCTGGATTCTCGGTACAGGAGGTTGTGGGTCGTCCTTCAGTTCTGTGTTAGTGCCATTAGGTTCTTGCTCTTCGAAGCGGCCTGAGCTCTTACGAGGAATCAAGTGGGTTCTGTTTCCATcatctgctcctcctgctgcctgaaTCTTACTATTCTCTTCTGGAGGAGGATTCAGAAAGCCCAGGAGACCCTGTCCTTTGCTTCTTATCTTGGGTCCTTGGGGGAATGTGAAGGGTATTAATTAAACCCAAAGCCAAAAGCCTTGGAGTTGTACTTGACCCTCAGAGCCCTTTGACCTGGCTTATCTCTTCCATCCCTTCTCCCCGTGTGCTGCCAAgtgtcctccctcctcccctgacTTTTCACGAGGCAACCTGCTTTGAACATCATAATCCAAAGAGCAACCACAGTTTCCATTCCACACCTCCATCCCTGCTTTGCAGAACACTGTTGCTGAGCACATGTCATTTTTGAACACGGAAGTAAACTCAGGTCTCTGCCCTTTCTCTCTGGATACATGAATGTATTTGTGTCATCTGCCCTTCTTGATCTTGCATCCTGTTTTTGCCAATTTAGCACAAAGGTAAAGCTTCTACTTCATTGAAGACTGAAGCCTTCTGTCTTTGGACAGAACAATGGCAACCCAGGGACAGCAGCAGGTGGCTTCCTCTACATACCACTGCAGCGTGCCCCAGGATTGTTTCCTGGAATCAATGCAAGAGAAAATCAGATCCAACGAACTACCTCGAAAAATGGGTGACTTAAAACCAGGCTGCTCCTTAACTCTTGGGATGAATTATGCAGCCACCTGCAGATAAGGGGTGAGGGTAAAGTCACTGTCTGCGGGTGGGAGGCAGAGAGCGGGGTCTTTTGCTTTGCCTCACCTCAAATAATGGCCCAAGTCTCCTTGATGGTCAGACCGCTTTGCTGTTTCtcatcttgcttttcttttctctgaactataaccctaaccaaaTTTTAATGTCGGTCTAGATGAGCAAATAgttgaaattttctttgaaagatGGGCAATCAAGTGAACTGTCTTCAGACTGGGATAATGCCTCTCACATTTCCCAGGCAGTGGCGACCATTGTCCGGATATGTTGCCTTAAATCCACCATGGCATGAAGAACGTCAGTCAGGCTTGCCCTCCCTCCAGGGGGAGCCAGAGAGGCAGGGGAGGAACCTTTAACCGGAAATGCCGATGAGCTTGGGAGAtgaagggagcagaggaaagCTGGGGGCAATGAcgatggatatttattttgttggtggggcatgtgtgtgtgtgtggttctcttAGCAGGAGGCTGACGACCCTTCCCACTTGTTCCTGGATGGATTGGAAGCGGCCAAAGATGCCAGTGGCGCCCTGGTGGGCCGGGTGGATGGTGGACACTGCTTGCTTGATGGAATGTTGGAGGATGAAACCCGGCCGGGGGGATACCATTGCAGTCAATGTGACAGAGTCCTGATGTCCATGCAGGGGCTGCGTTCTCATGAGAGGAGCCACCTGGCCCTGGCCATGTTTACCCGCGAGGACAAGTACAGCTGCCAGTATTGCTCCTTTGTCTCTGCCTTCAGGCACAAGTAAGTACTATTGGGTGGTCCTTAGTGGTTCCTGGGAGAAGATTTTGTAGTTGGAGGCAGCTAAAGCTGCAGTAGGAGAAACCAGGATGAGCGAGAAGGCCCCACTCAGCCTGGTTTACCTGCCCTCATGCTGCCTGAGCCTTAGGCTTCTCAGCTGTAAAATGGCACTAAGAATAGGAATGCTCGTATGGCATTGGATTTGGCAAACgcaggcattttaaaaaatagggggTGAATGAGTTTATGGATCTGCCAGATATTCAGCCACAGATTAGGAAACAGAGTTCCATTTGGAAAGCTGAATTGctaaagagggagggagaatgagGACTATTAAACCATGTGACCAAAGAACCAATCACTGCTTGTGATTTTAAAAGAGACCTTTTGAAGTATAAATTTGGGGTAGGCGTGCAATGCTTCATGGGGTGGTGGGAAGTAAGTTTTGAAAAGCAAACTTTTGTTATATAGCAGAGAGGTAAATGTTCAGTCGTGCATTTTCATATTCTTGGAGGAGGATAACTGATAGTGGGtgctctttatttttgaaaacattgaAATTAAGTGATGGgatgtttgtttctttaaaaagataaagtgCTACTTGGTGGTTGCTGAAAATAGGGGGAAGCTGTGTTTCTGCCGAGGTTAGGATAGGTCACAAACCTTTTATTATTATACAGGGCCTCATATCTGATCTTTGCCGTTAGATCCCCACTCCCTTCAGTTCACAAGTATTTACTGAATAGCACCTGCCAGGTTGTCCGGCACATAGTGGAACCCCAGCAAATACTTGTAAACAAGGAagaccccctcacacacacactagcCCCTGAACCTTGGGGGCACATAAATGAACAGCACAGGGTCTGTAACTTAAGGGCTGggttataaaacaaacaaagaaagggCTTGGCAAATTCAGGTCCGTTTCTTTAGAGAAATAACATTAAATGCCACGAAGTTCAACAAAGGAAAGTGTTATATCCACTTTGGAAGCATCAGGAAAGTTTTATGGGGTGTGGGGTACTCGAGTCGAGTCTTGAAGTTAGGAAGCTAGGACGTGGATAGTTGGGAAAGGAGGTTAAGTGTGGAGGACAAGATGAGTGGCCAAGCCAAGGAGGATGGTGGCTCCCTGGGCCCAGATGGGGGTAGGGGCGGGTTTCAGTTTAACTGGTTCTTAGGTTACATGTAAAGGACCAGTGGAAGATAAGGTGTGAATATTTGATAAGAGACCAGATTTGGAGTCTCAATGCCAGGAATGAACACTTTACAAGTTTTATTACTGGTAAAAGGAAGAGTTGGGTATGAGTAAAGTAGCCATAACTGATAATTGTCCCTCACTATATAAGCAAATTCTAGTATTACCTTTTTACATTCTCAAAATCTCTCTTTACACGAGGGATGTtcctattattatctccattttatgggTAAGAAAAATGAGACCTgcatgctgggtgtggtggtgcacacctgtaatcccaacggcttaggaggctgaggcaggaggatcctgagttcaaagccagcctcagcaaaaagcaaggcactaagcaactcagtgagaccctgtctctaaataaaatacaaaatagggctggggatgtggctcagtggttaagttcctctgagttcaattcctggtaacaaaaaataaaaagagtaaaaaaagaaagaaaagtgagacCTGCAGAAAGTAAGTAGCTTGCCCAAGTTCACATGGCTTACAAGTAATCATTGAGATTTTATCCCAGCCAGCCTGACTCTTATAACTCCTGCTCTTGAGTTGAAAAGATAGAGATTATTTTGGAAGTGGTAACAGTAGTTGACATTTGGGAATGGTTGAGGGAATGGACCTGCATTCTGTTAAATGGTAAGCAGTAGCATTCCTGTGTGGGCCATTTAGAATGGCATTTAGTTCTCTGGGGTACTGACACAAATTAGAACTTTCCCCCTTACTTTGTTTggtagatttattattttttagactCCTATTTATCGTAAAGTATGGGGGTTTCTTCTAATTAATGTCCTCGTAAGTTGCTTCTGGAAGACTGATGTGCCACAGATGTGGCTGGGTTTATTACAGGGGGGTGACTAGCGCCCTTGATCACATGACTCCTTCAAACTCATTGCACTGTGCCTCCATACTCCCGTAGATGCTGGAACAGATCAGCCCACTGCAAGCAGGACAGCCACTTTGAAAACTCCCTTCTCTACTCCAGTGTTCACCCTGCAAATagaattacaatttaaaaatacagccCTTTTAAATGCTAAatctaatttccatttttattttggattagttAAGTGGATTACTCTCACCTCCTGGGCAGAAAATATGAATTCACTGACCTTGGTTATACCTTCTTTTTCTGGATGCCCTCTTTAAGTTATGggacttgaagaagaaaaataaggattTCCCATGACTTGTTGCCACTAGCCACATCTCTTACCCCAAAAagatctcttcctctctttctttaggTTTCCCTCCTCTTTGAGCGAGTCCAACAACTCTTGCTTAGTTGTTGATTTATTTGTATGGCAAGGGCCCTCTTTAGAAAGTAGATGAAGGGATTTTGAACAGCTTGGAAGTGGGATGTGTAAAAAGTGGAGAAAATGTTGAATGTAGTTTTTAActtgtttccctttctttcctttccacacATCAAGTTTGGATCGCCATATGCAAACCCACCATGGACACCATAAACCATTCCgatgcaaactctgctccttcAAGTCCTCGTATAACAGCCGGCTGAAAACACACATACTCAAAGCTCATGCTGGTGAGTTGGTGTTTGTGGTGCACAAGTTCTTTAGCATGCTCTGAGTTCACAACCCAACCGTCTTTATTAAGTgaaattttcattctctttccccATGCATGAGCATAAGCTATTCCTGAAATGGTTAcaggtttggttttatttttatctgttaaagaaaactggaaacaaaatcagaataatatttttaagaattaaaagtcaaaataatCACCCATGTCATGTTTAATTCATCCTACCAACTAGAATTAGACTGTTCTGCTTCTTAAAAGATATTTCTGAATTACCTAACCTTTCCAGTGGAATCACAGAGAATTGTTATATCCACTAAAGAGAATTCCCCCCGCCCCTCACCCCCGCAAATAAAGGTGTAATCTAAAGGAAGTTGGATGTACCAAAGAGAACTCAAAGTGTGTGAGATTTCTCAAGATGGGCTCATGGGTCAGTCGTTTCCTTTCTCTTTGGGGGTTGCAACTGTGTAGTAACTGTGCTGTCTCTCTCAATGCTTATCTCATTGGGTCAACCTGGTGAACACCTGTTACCTATTAAGATTCTGCACTGAGCATGTTATAGGTATCATCCTATTCAGTCTTCATGGTAGTCCTACAGGGTAGGTGCTGTGTGGCTTCCTGTGTGCCTTGTGTAACACTttataacattttgaaaactATTATAAAAACTACCCCAAACCAGGGTCCTTCATTTTTGCCATGTTTGTATTCCGTGTCTCTTTGCTATCTCCAGAGTAGTGGGCCCATTGAACTGGCTTATTACCACAAAACTACTCAAGCCTTCTGGCTGCTCTGAGCCCCACTGGGGTTTAGGGATGGGACAGGGAGATTAGCTACATGGGCCTGTTTCTATCTTTTGGGGTTTTTATGTCTCCAGGAAACTCTCCTAAAGTTCAAGGTGTAAGTGGCTTCAGAGTTCAACCCCAGTCTCTTCTAATTTGTGCATATTGTAAATTATTGAGCTGGGACAGCATTCTGGTGCATTTTCCCCATAGGCCTCAAGCTTTGTCAAAAGTTCTGGGAGCTGGGTAAGTGGTTGGACCTGTGGGAAGGACTCTGAAGAGTGTTCGAGACTGCGCACTGACTCCAGGGCACTAAACTGGAGACTGTTTTGGGGGCTGACCAAGCTGACTGGCTTTCTTCTGCTCACTGGCTAGCAGGAAGGAAGCATCCAGAAAGAGAGAATAGGAGCAATATAATTCCACCAGGTCTCCATGGCATGGCTCTGAGTCACTGAGAGAAGCTTGACTTGGAAAAAGCCACTACATTTTCTAAAGGTCTCTCTATTTGTCTATTCTAGGtggattattttataatattttaaagggtAAGCAGTGGTATGACCCAAACAAATAATCTGGACTTGAATTCTTTGTCATGTGGTGGGACTCAAAGCCACCCAGCATGATTTATGCAACAGAGCTTGCATTTAAGGAAACAAACAAGTAGTGTTAGGGCAGTAACCTTGCCTATAATAGTATACACAAGCAAACAGCATTGTCTGCTGCCCAACATTGTTGCCTAACTCCTAGGCAGTGGTCAAGAGGCCAGGTGATTTGTGTTCTTGTCTGGGTGTCTGaatctttgaacttttttttttttttttttttttttgctgtgtagTGCCATGTAAATTAAGGTTTTCTGTAGTTCTCTTCAGGACCTCTTGGAAATGCAAGCTCTGGAGGTCATCAGTGGTGAGAAGATTTAATTGCAAAACTTGATGCTGAGCTCTCTTTGCATATAAAACCAGTTAGTAGTTTTCAGAATGATAGGAATGAAACAAAATCTCAGCCAGCTAAAAGCAAGGGCAGGCCGACCCTccattcctcttcttcctcttcctctgtagACCCACAGCACTGCCCATTCATTTGTACTGACTTGCAAAACTTATATTACCAATGatcctgtcttcttttcttttcctccaattttaaattttcatctcaaaaattaaatttttaaaatgcatgtttattagaaataaaattgaaaatgaggctgggtatgtagctcagtgttaaaatgctttcctaacatgcatgaggttctgggttcaatccctcacactaccaaaaagtaaaattaaaaaaaaaatttaaaaaagaataattgtaAATGCAAAGAAATATGCTCAGTCATCTATAGTCTTATTATCTAAAGACCGCTGTTCTTAACATTTGATGTTTTCCTTTTAACCATTTTTTCCTGTAATTGTGTTTAATTATTGTGGTtataatataatcaaaatatattttgtctttctatttatttccaGTTTGTCATGCTATTATAAActcaaaaaatctattttaatgatagtttatcgggctggggatgtggctcaggcggtagcgcgctcgcctgccatgcgtgcgacccgggttcgatcctcagcaccacataccaacaaagatgttgtgtccgccgagaactaaacaataaatattgaaaattctctctctctctctctcctttcgctctctctttaaaaaaaaaaaaaaaaaatgatagtttaTCAAGAGGGTATGCCCACATTTGtttaatcatttctttgtgtttaaaattttggGTGGTTTCATACCTTTTTCAGACAGTAAtgtaaatttctaaataaaattttctctaaatttaattatattttctttatagagaCTCTCGGAAAGGAGTAGGCTTATTGGGTTGGGGGCTTGAGTGCTTTTGTTGTTACCAGAAGCAAAATTGCTTTCTGAATTGATCATACTAGTGTACATTTGCCCAATAA
This portion of the Ictidomys tridecemlineatus isolate mIctTri1 chromosome 4, mIctTri1.hap1, whole genome shotgun sequence genome encodes:
- the Znf462 gene encoding zinc finger protein 462 isoform X5; this encodes MEVLQCDGCDFRAPSYEDLKAHIQDVHTAFLQPTDVAEDNDDEPRSGSMNASNQTEVEFSSIKDEFAIAEDLSGQNATALGTGSYYGHSPGYYGQHISPNPKPTNKFFQCKFCVRYFRSKTLLIEHTRKVHGAQAEGSSAGPPVPGSLNYNIMMHEGFGKVFSCQFCTYKSPRRARIIKHQKMYHKNNLKESTAPPPAPVPLPDPVVPPVSLQDPCKELPAEVVERSILESMVKPLTKSRGNFCCEWCSYQTPRRERWCDHMMKKHRSMVKILSSLRQQQEGTNLPEVQNKNAPSPPSNSTYLSMNAASREIPNTNVSNYRGSIGNSIMRPNSSASKYSPMSYPQMKPKSPHNSGLVNLAERSRYGMSDMTNSSADLETNSMLNDSSSDEELNEIDSENGLNAMDHQASGLSAEQLMGSDGNKLLETKGIPFRRFMNRFQCPFCPFLTMHRRSISRHIENIHLSGKTAVYKCDECPFTCKSSLKLGAHKQCHTGTVSDWDAMNSQSESISSSLNEGVVSYESPSINGRKSGAMLDPLPQQQPPQPPPPPPPPPPPSQPLQQPQPPQLQPPHQVPPQPQPPPTQPPPPPTQAPPLHPYKCTMCNYSTTTLKGLRVHQQHKHSFCDNLPKFEGQPSSLPLENETDSHPSSSSTVKKSQTSILGLSSKNNFVAKASRKLANDFPLDLSPVKKRTRIDEIASNLQSKINQTKQQEDAVINVEDDEEEEEDNEVEIEVELDREEEPTEPLMEVPTSFSAQQIWARDASEPQKEPSFRSITHDYNATNGAEIELTLSEDEEDYYGSSTNMKDHQVSSAALLNTQTPIYGTEHNNENTDFGDSGRLYYCKHCDFNNKSARSVSTHYQRMHPYIKFSFRYILDPNDHSAVYRCLECYIDYTNFEDLQQHYGEHHPEAMNVLNFDHSDLIYRCRFCSYTSPNVRSLMPHYQRMHPTVKINNAMIFSSYVVEQQEGLNTESQTLREILNSAPKNLATSTPVARGGGMPAAFGKNTPSKTFTPECENQKDPSVNTVVVYDCDVCSFASPNMHSVLVHYQKKHPEEKASYFRIQKTMRMVSVDRGSALAQLSFEVGAPMSPKMSNMGSPPPPPPPPPDLSTELYYCKHCSYSNRSVVGVLVHYQKRHPEIKVTAKYIRQAPPTAAMMRGAEGPQGSPRPPAPMQPLNRSSAERDGPPVENEMFFCQHCDYGNRTVKGVLIHYQKKHRDFKANADVIRQHTATIRSLCDRNQKKPASCMLLPSSGMERDKTKLRALKCRQCSYTSPYFYALRKHIKKDHPALKATVTSIMRWAFLDGLIEAGYHCEWCIYSHTEPNGLLLHYQRRHPEHYVDYTYMATKLWAGPDPSPSSLTMPAEAKTYRCRDCVFEAISIWDITNHYQAFHPWAMNGDESVLLDIIKEKDTVEKPILGPEELAGPVNCENSMPTPLPEQEAECPEDARLSPEKSMHLASANPAISSTPYQCTVCQSEYNNLHGLLTHYGKKHPGMKVKAADFAQDIDINPGAVYKCRHCPYINTRIHGVLTHYQKRHPAIKVTAEDFVHDVEQSADITQNDMEETSRIFKQGYGAYRCKLCPYTHGTLEKLKIHYEKYHNQPEFDVFSPSPPKLPVSLEPEITTEVSPSQVSITEEEVGEEPVSTSHFSTSHLVSHTVFRCQLCKYFCSTRKGIARHYRIKHNNVRAQPEGKNNLFKCALCAYTNPIRKGLAAHYQKRHDIDAYYTHCLAASRTISDKPNKVIIPSPPKDDSPQLSEELRRAVEKKKCSLCSFQSFSKKGIVSHYMKRHPGVFPKKQHASKLGGYFTAVYADEHEKPTVMEEEERGSFEKAEVEGEAQEIEWLPFRCIKCFKLSFSTAELLCMHYTDHHSRDLKRDFVILGNGPRLQSSTYQCKHCDSKLQSTAELTSHLNIHNEEFQKRAKRQERRKQLLSKQKYADGAFADFKQERPFGHLEEVPKIKERKVVGYKCKFCVEVHPTLRAICNHLRKHVQYGNVPAVSAAVKGLRSHERSHLALAMFTREDKYSCQYCSFVSAFRHNLDRHMQTHHGHHKPFRCKLCSFKSSYNSRLKTHILKAHAGEHAYKCSWCSFSTMTISQLKEHSLKVHGKALTLPRPRIVSLLSSHAHHSSQKTTPTEEVEDSNDSSYSEPPDVQQQLNHYQSAALARNNSRVSPVPLSGASAGTEQKTEAVLHCEFCEFSSGYIQSIRRHYRDKHGGKKLFKCKDCSFYTGFKSAFTMHVEAGHSAVPEEGPKDLRCPLCLYHTKYKRNMIDHIVLHREERVVPIEVCRSKLSRYLQGVVFRCDKCTFTCSSDESLQQHIEKHNELKPYKCQLCYYETKHTEELDSHLRDEHKVSRNFELVGRVNLDQLEQMKEKMESSSSDDEDKEEEMNSKAEDRELMRFGDCGTPINTEKRFPCEFCGRAFSQGSEWERHVLRHGMALNDTKQVSREDILPKEIVEDSVKMPSIEEKEDDDEPVGIDFSLKSETVAICVVAADKSLLENAEAKNE